In the genome of Sphingopyxis sp. YF1, the window ATGCCGAGATTGCCGGCGTCGAGCGAAATGGCGCAGCCATGGCCCTGATAGGCGCCATTGAAGCTGCTGTCGAAACGAAAGCCGAGCGCCGCGAGCGCGCGCAGCGTGTCGTCGTTGGCGCCGAAATTACCGGCGCGAAAGGCGGTGGGGCGCGGTGCCCCCGCGCCGACCAATATGTCGCGGGCCAGCCCGATCAGCCTTTTCTGCGCCGCAAACGGGAAATCGCCGATGTTGCGCCCGGTCAGGCGGCCGACGGGGTTGAAGCGCGCGAAGGCGAGCCATTCGGTGTGGATGTGAAGCTGGACCTCGTGCCCGCGCGCGACGATCGGGCGGACGATGTCGTCGATCACCGCCGGGCCATAGACGAGCGCGGGCATCGGGTCGACGAAATAGACCCCGGTCAGGCCGTGGCGGTCGAGCATGTCCATCTGGAAATGGATGCCGAAATCGCCATCGCGGCAGCGGCCGAGGATCGAGCTTTCGAAATTGGCGCGCGCGTCGGCACCCCGCTGATAGAGGCCCGCCGACAATTCGGTGTCGAAGCTGATGATTGCCCGCGTCATCCCGCCTTCCGCCTAGCAGCGCGACAATAAGGGAGGGTTAATCGGCGCGCGGGCGCGGGATTTCAAGCTCCGGCGCGCGGGGTAGCCGGCTTTGGCGGATCGGTCCAATATCGGCCCCGCCGACGATGCTAGAATCGACCGTCCGGCTCGTTTTCCCGCGAGGAGAAACGCCATGTACCGACATGCGATCCGCCGCAAATGCCGTCCCCGCTCCGCCGCCGCGCCGCCCGCCGCCGCACCCGTCCGGCGCGGCTGGTCGCCGGTCGCGTCGCTTGCGCATGTCCCGGCGCATGCGCCGCCGGTCATCGGTAGCGCGAACGACCGTGCGGAACGGCAGGCCGACGCGGTAGCCGATCGCGTGATGGGGGTGACGCGCGCGCCGTCGCGCGAACCTGCGGCCGGCGAGATGTCGGCGGCCGCGACACCCGCCGGGCCCGCCATTCGCGGGGCGCTCGCCTCGCTCGGCGCCGGCGCCCCGCTCCCAGCTGCCGAACGCGCCTTTTTCGAACCGCGTTTCGGCGCCGACCTTTCGGCGGTGCGGATCCATAGCGGCGGGCCGGGCGACCGCGCGGCGCGGGCGATGGATGCGCGCGCCTTCACGCTCGGGACGGACATCGGCTTCGCGGCGGGCGAATATCGGCCGGGCACGCGCGAGGGGCGTCATCTGCTCGCGCACGAGATCGCGCATGCCAGGCAAGGCGAAGGCGAGGGCGCGCCCGTCGTGCGGCGCAAGCCGTGCAAGGACGCCGTTCCCGCCTGCGACCCGGAAAAGCAGAAAAAGGCCGAGGCAAAGGTTGCCGGCAACGCGACGTACAAAAGCTTTGTCTATGGCGCGACGACCGACGACTGCTACCGCCCGGTCGCGATGGCCGAAAGGCTGAAGCAGGCGCACGCCGGGCTCTACACGGGCAATTCCACCCGTTACACCGACGATGTCGTCGTCCCGCTCAACGGCATCGACACCGGAAAGATCCACACCGGCGACTGCTTCGCCTTTCCGCAGGGATGGAAGGACCCCAACATCGGCGACATCGACGCCGAACTCGCCGCGCTGCGCGCCAAGGGCAACGAAGCCGCGAAGAACCGGATCATCGCCGCCGTCTATGCGGAGATGTCGCACACCGTCGCCGACGTGCCCGATGCCGACCAGCAACGCGCCTACATTCTCTACAGCATGCTGCTGCGCATCGGCAGCGATGCCTTTCCCGCGACACTGGCGAAGGTCGCGACCTCGAAAACCTATCACGCCATCGGCACCGCGACCAACTATCAGCCCGCGCTCGACTATCTGAACGGCGGCAAGCCCGCGGCTTCGCTCAACAAGGATGCGGTCGACAAGGTGAAGGCGCTGGTCGGCAGCGTTTCGGCGGCCTCGATTCCGGCTGACGCCGGCCCCTATTATTTCCACTGGCGCGAGAGCGGAGGGGCGCAGACGGCGACCGCGGCCAGCGAATATGCCAGACAGCTCAAGGCGGGGAAGACCGCCGACGAGGCCGAAAGGCGCGCGGCCTTCAAACAGGCGAAGGATGTCGTCGGCGCGACCATGGACGGCGTGACGCCGGAAAAGGGGTGGCTGAAGAAAATTCCCGGTGCGAACAAGGGAAAGGCGGACGAGCGGATCGGATCGATGTATATCTACAAATAGGTTTCGATTATTATTGCTATTGCGAACTGATTGCAAAAATAGCGGACGATCCGCACTTTTTGGCGGTTGTTTCCTTAGGAGAATCGGCGTAGGGCGGCGCCAGTCTTGGAACCGGTGCCGCGCTTTGAAGCCCGTGCGCCCACCGGTTTGTGAACCAATTGCCGGGCTTGCCAGGAAGGGAGTGCCGCGCGCCATGGGACGCAAGAAAATCGCTTTGATCGGAGCCGGGAACATCGGCGGCACGCTGGCGCTTCTCGCCGCGCAGAAGGAACTGGGCGACGTCGTCCTGTTCGACGTGGTCGAAGGCGTACCGCAGGGCAAGGCGCTCGACCTGTCGCAGGTCGGTCCGATCGCGGGCTTCGACGCCAAGATCACCGGCACGAACGACTATGCCGACATCGCCGGCGCCGACGTCATCATCGTCACCGCCGGTGTCGCCCGCAAGCCGGGCATGAGCCGCGACGACCTGCTCGGCATCAACCTCAAGGTCATGAAGGCCGTCGGTGAAGGCATCAAGGCCAACGCCCCCGACGCCTTCGTCATCTGCATCACCAATCCGCTCGACGCGATGGTCTGGGCTCTCCGTGAGTTCTCGGGTCTGCCGCACAACAAGGTCGTCGGCATGGCGGGCGTGCTCGACTCGGCGCGCTTCAGCCACTTCATCGCCGACGAATTCGACGTGTCGGTGAAGGATGTGAACACCTTTGTGCTCGGCGGCCATGGCGACACGATGGTTCCCGTCGTCCGCTATTCGACGATCAACGGCATCCCCGTTCCCGACCTCGTCAAGATGGGCCTGTCGAGCCAGGACAAGATCGACGCGATCGTCAAGCGCACGCGCGGCGGCGGCGGCGAGATCGTCGCGCTGCTCGGCACCGGTTCGGCTTTCTATGCCCCGGCAGCCTCGGGCATTGCGATGGCCGAAGCCTATCTGGGTGACCAGAAGCGCATCCTGCCCTGCGCCGCCTACGTCGACGGCCAGTATGGCGTCGACGGCCTGTACGTCGGCGTGCCCGTCCTGATCGGTGCGGACGGCGTCGAGAAGATCGTCGAGATCGAACTCGATGACACCGACAAGGCAGGCCTGCAGGTCTCGGTCGACGCGGTCAAGGAACTGCTCGACGCTTGCAAGGCGCTGGATCCCTCGCTGGCATGAAGCTGCGGGGCGTCGCCTTTTTCCTGCCCCTCGCGATTGCATCCGCTGCGAACGCAGCGGATGCAAATTATCCCGTCGTCGAAATTCTTGATGCATTCCGGGACGGCTGCGGTTCGTTGGAAAATCAGCAGATGGCATCGGCATCGCTGATTGCTGCCGGTTGGACGCCGATCTCCAGAAGCGAAGAAGCGGGCCAACTTGCCGTGTTTCTGGACTTCTCCCGCAAGGCGGCCTTGGAAGTTGCTGAATCGAGCGGCGTGGATATGGGTGAAATTACCTCCTTCGTCAAAACGGTAGCAGGCGAAGAAGTCTTCATGGTGCTCGACGAAGTAAAAGCTGACGGAAAACGAATAAGCGGTTGTCAGCTGTATGACTTTGGCGAGGACCGCCCGATACCAGCCGAGCAAGCGGGCGCTTGGTTAAAGCGCGCACCTTTTGAAATTAAGGAATTTCCAGAGGTTCGAACGGTAGAATGGTCCCCTGGAATTCTTTCGGATCATGGTAGCTTCAAAATATTCTTCGTACCGAGCGATAGCCCGGCGAGGCAGATGTTCAATTTTTATGGCGTTGCCCTCAAAGCCGACACCTTAGGAGCCGAGTAAATATGTCCATCCTCATCGACAAGAATACCAAGGTCATCACGCAAGGGATGACCGGCGCCACCGGCACCTTCCACACCGAACAGGCGCTCGCTTACGGCACCCAGATGGTCGGCGGCGTGACCCCGGGCAAGGGCGGCACGACGCATATCGGCCTGCCCAACTTCAACACCGTCGCGGAAGCGAAGGCCGTGACCGGGGCGACCGCGAGCTGCATCTACGTCCCGCCGCCGTTCGCCGCCGACTCGATCCTCGAGGCGATCGACGCCGAGATGGAACTGATCGTCTGCATCACCGAAGGCATTCCGGTGCTCGACATGGTCAAGGTGAAGCGCGCGCTTTCGGGTTCGAAGTCGCGTCTGATCGGCCCCAACTGCCCCGGCGTGCTGACCCCCGACGAATGCAAGATCGGCATCATGCCCGGATCGATCTTCAAGAAGGGCAGCGTCGGCGTCGTCTCACGCTCGGGCACGCTGACCTATGAGGCGGTGTTCCAGACCTCGAACGTCGGCCTCGGCCAGACCACCGCGGTCGGCATCGGCGGCGACCCGGTCAATGGCACCAACTTCATCGACGTGCTCGAACTCTTCCTCGCCGACGAAGCGACCAAGTCGATCATCATGATCGGCGAAATCGGCGGCGACGCCGAGGAACAGGCGGCGCAGTTCCTGATTGACGAAGCCAAGCGCGGCCGCAAAAAGCCGATGGCCGGCTTCATCGCGGGCCGCACCGCGCCTCCGGGACGCCGCATGGGCCACGCCGGCGCGATCGTGTCGGGCGGCAAGGGCGACGCCGAAAGCAAGATCGCGGCGATGGAAGCCGCCGGCATCAAGGTGTCGGCCAGCCCGTCGGAGCTCGGCAGCACGCTCGCCGAAGTGCTCAAGGAACGCGTCTGATCCGGATGGCCCGCCGGCCTGTTTGGCCGGCGGGCGTCCGCTCCCCATATAGATAAACCAACCCGTCCTCCCCGTGGAAAAGCAGATGAACCTCGAGAGACAAAGCTTCGACATCGACGAGCCGCAGGCCGGCCCCAGCTGGGCGCCGAAGAACTGGCCGCTCATCGACAGCGACGACCTGACCGCCGGGCTCGACCCGCAGCAGATGCAGGTCGTGGTAAAGGCCGCCGCGGCTAGGGCGGGCGCACCGCTGTCGAATGCCGAGGTCGAACGCGCGGCGAATGATTCGATCCGCGCGATGATGCTGATCCGCACCTATCGCGTACGCGGGCACCTCGCGGCGCAGCTCGACCCGCTCGGGCTCAGCCAGCGCGAGCTACCCGCCGACCTGACGCCCGAATATCACGGCTTCGTCGGCGCCGACCAGGACCGCCCGGTCTGGCTCGGCGGGACGCTGGGTCTCGAAAAGGCGACGATTCGCGAGGTCGTCGCGATCCTGCGCGCCAACTACTGCGGCAACGT includes:
- a CDS encoding DUF4157 domain-containing protein, with product MYRHAIRRKCRPRSAAAPPAAAPVRRGWSPVASLAHVPAHAPPVIGSANDRAERQADAVADRVMGVTRAPSREPAAGEMSAAATPAGPAIRGALASLGAGAPLPAAERAFFEPRFGADLSAVRIHSGGPGDRAARAMDARAFTLGTDIGFAAGEYRPGTREGRHLLAHEIAHARQGEGEGAPVVRRKPCKDAVPACDPEKQKKAEAKVAGNATYKSFVYGATTDDCYRPVAMAERLKQAHAGLYTGNSTRYTDDVVVPLNGIDTGKIHTGDCFAFPQGWKDPNIGDIDAELAALRAKGNEAAKNRIIAAVYAEMSHTVADVPDADQQRAYILYSMLLRIGSDAFPATLAKVATSKTYHAIGTATNYQPALDYLNGGKPAASLNKDAVDKVKALVGSVSAASIPADAGPYYFHWRESGGAQTATAASEYARQLKAGKTADEAERRAAFKQAKDVVGATMDGVTPEKGWLKKIPGANKGKADERIGSMYIYK
- the mdh gene encoding malate dehydrogenase yields the protein MGRKKIALIGAGNIGGTLALLAAQKELGDVVLFDVVEGVPQGKALDLSQVGPIAGFDAKITGTNDYADIAGADVIIVTAGVARKPGMSRDDLLGINLKVMKAVGEGIKANAPDAFVICITNPLDAMVWALREFSGLPHNKVVGMAGVLDSARFSHFIADEFDVSVKDVNTFVLGGHGDTMVPVVRYSTINGIPVPDLVKMGLSSQDKIDAIVKRTRGGGGEIVALLGTGSAFYAPAASGIAMAEAYLGDQKRILPCAAYVDGQYGVDGLYVGVPVLIGADGVEKIVEIELDDTDKAGLQVSVDAVKELLDACKALDPSLA
- the sucD gene encoding succinate--CoA ligase subunit alpha, translating into MSILIDKNTKVITQGMTGATGTFHTEQALAYGTQMVGGVTPGKGGTTHIGLPNFNTVAEAKAVTGATASCIYVPPPFAADSILEAIDAEMELIVCITEGIPVLDMVKVKRALSGSKSRLIGPNCPGVLTPDECKIGIMPGSIFKKGSVGVVSRSGTLTYEAVFQTSNVGLGQTTAVGIGGDPVNGTNFIDVLELFLADEATKSIIMIGEIGGDAEEQAAQFLIDEAKRGRKKPMAGFIAGRTAPPGRRMGHAGAIVSGGKGDAESKIAAMEAAGIKVSASPSELGSTLAEVLKERV